A genomic window from Enoplosus armatus isolate fEnoArm2 chromosome 20, fEnoArm2.hap1, whole genome shotgun sequence includes:
- the dhrs7cb gene encoding dehydrogenase/reductase (SDR family) member 7Cb, translating to MALPSVMVLPLLIVVAAGVYYIYNEVMQFMSKSLVRNKVVVITDSVSGVGTECAHLFHKGGARLILCGASWDKLESLYDSLTNDADPGETFAPKLVILDFSDMDSMEDVVAEVAECYGCVDVLICNSSVKLKAPVQSVSLELDRNVMDMNYFGPSTLAKGVLPTMISRRSGHIVLVNSIQGRLAVPFRSSYAASKHAAQAFFDCLRAEVEEYGIVVSTISHTFIDASDPLPVEEPAPKANSLAAFIAKQLTHGVRPSVLANEIMQTVNRKRKEVVLAHPIPWVALHLRSLLPSFLFAVLAAGVKDSALAEQMH from the exons ATGGCCCTGCCCTCCGTGATGGTGTTGCCCCTGCTGATTGTCGTGGCGGCGGGGGTGTACTACATCTACAATGAGGTCATGCAGTTCATGTCCAAGTCCCTGGTGCGGAACAAAGTGGTGGTGATCACGGATTCAGTGTCCGGGGTGGGAACGG AGTGTGCCCATCTCTTCCACAAGGGCGGTGCCCGGCTGATCCTGTGCGGGGCGAGCTGGGATAAGCTGGAGTCCCTGTACGACTCTCTGACGAATGACGCTGACCCCGGGGAG ACGTTTGCCCCAAAGCTGGTGATCCTGGACTTCAGTGATATGGACAGCATGGAGGACGTGGTGGCGGAGGTGGCGGAGTGTTACGGCTGCGTGGATGTGCTGATCTGTAACAGCAGCGTGAAACTGAAGGCCCCCGTGCAGAGCGTCTCCCTGGAACTGGACAGAAACGTCATGGACATGAACTACTTCGGCCCCAGCACTCTGGCCAAAG GTGTTCTTCCGACAATGATCTCAAGAAGATCGGGGCACATTGTGCTGGTCAACAGCATCCAGGGAAGACTGGCGGTCCCCTTCAGAAGTTCAT ATGCCGCATCCAAGCACGCGGCGCAGGCCTTCTTCGACTGCCTGCGGGCTGAAGTGGAGGAGTATGGAATAGTCGTCAGCACCATCAGCCACACCTTCATCGACGCCTCCGACCCGCTGCCTGTCGAGGAGCCCGCCCCTAAAGCAAACTCCCTGGCTGCAT TTATCGCCAAGCAGCTGACCCATGGCGTGCGCCCGTCCGTCCTGGCCAATGAGATTATGCAAACGgtgaacaggaagaggaaggaggtcGTGCTGGCCCACCCCATCCCCTGGGTGGCCCTCCACCTCcgctccctcctcccctccttcctcttcgCTGTGCTGGCCGCCGGAGTGAAGGACTCGGCCCTGGCCGAGCAGATGCATTAG